Proteins encoded by one window of Pyrinomonadaceae bacterium:
- a CDS encoding four helix bundle protein encodes MSRKIEKFEDFIAWQKARQLSRKIYQATNLPGFSRDFGLKDQIRRSAVSIMSNIAEGFERGRAAEFHQFLSIAKASCAELRSQLYVAFDASYLSESQFSELMSTATEVGQVIGGLRVAVEKRKASA; translated from the coding sequence ATGTCTAGGAAAATCGAAAAGTTCGAGGACTTCATCGCCTGGCAGAAAGCACGACAACTGAGCCGCAAGATTTATCAAGCAACCAATCTTCCAGGTTTCTCACGAGATTTTGGACTAAAGGACCAAATACGACGGTCTGCTGTCTCAATAATGTCGAACATCGCGGAAGGTTTTGAACGCGGGCGTGCCGCTGAATTTCATCAGTTCCTCTCGATCGCCAAAGCTTCCTGCGCCGAGTTGCGTTCTCAACTTTACGTTGCCTTCGATGCTAGTTATCTTTCGGAGTCTCAATTCTCGGAATTGATGTCTACTGCGACGGAAGTTGGTCAAGTCATCGGTGGCTTACGAGTGGCTGTCGAAAAGAGAAAGGCTTCGGCCTAA
- a CDS encoding TIGR02587 family membrane protein — translation MVDSLKSGLGAQEQNLHHRFGVDLAHDFGGAILFSFPLLMTMEMWWLGFYMDRFRLALFLTLVFVMVLGLSYFEGGEETFQIEVLDALVACAVGYTVATVMLLLFGIIKPGMSADEIVGKISLHAVPPTIGAILARRQLDIKQTRKERRRRSGYGAKLFLMGVGAIFLAFQLAPTEEMVRIGHMMTGWHAAALAIVSLCIMQAFICSIERGRRASIFSAAFFWSVFVRFTIVGYALALLISLYVLWTFGRLDGAPATEIIMATLVLGFPAAIGTSAARLIL, via the coding sequence ATGGTTGATAGTCTAAAAAGTGGACTCGGCGCACAGGAGCAGAATCTTCATCACCGCTTCGGCGTGGACCTGGCGCATGATTTCGGCGGCGCGATTCTCTTCTCCTTCCCGCTGCTGATGACGATGGAAATGTGGTGGCTGGGGTTCTACATGGATCGCTTCCGACTGGCGCTCTTCCTTACGCTGGTTTTCGTGATGGTGTTGGGACTCTCGTACTTCGAAGGCGGCGAAGAAACTTTTCAGATCGAGGTGCTTGACGCGCTCGTCGCCTGCGCCGTCGGGTATACGGTTGCCACCGTGATGCTTCTTCTGTTCGGGATCATCAAGCCGGGAATGTCCGCTGATGAAATTGTCGGCAAGATTTCTTTACATGCAGTCCCGCCGACCATCGGCGCAATATTGGCGCGCAGGCAGCTTGATATAAAACAGACCCGTAAGGAGCGGAGGCGGCGAAGCGGATACGGGGCCAAACTATTTCTCATGGGCGTGGGAGCTATCTTCCTCGCCTTCCAGCTTGCCCCCACGGAAGAAATGGTGCGGATCGGGCACATGATGACCGGATGGCACGCAGCGGCTCTGGCGATAGTCTCTCTGTGCATCATGCAGGCCTTCATCTGTTCAATCGAGCGCGGACGGCGTGCGTCAATCTTCTCCGCCGCCTTCTTTTGGAGCGTGTTCGTACGCTTCACGATCGTCGGCTACGCCCTCGCGCTTCTCATTAGCCTTTATGTACTTTGGACGTTCGGGCGGTTGGACGGTGCGCCGGCCACAGAAATCATCATGGCGACGCTCGTACTTGGATTTCCTGCCGCCATTGGCACGTCTGCGGCCAGATTAATTTTGTAA
- a CDS encoding MgtC/SapB family protein yields METLWQELTHGLQDRQHLLRVAIRLLAAMILGGIIGIQRERSGKAAGFRTHMMVCLGTAVFVITCSSVGMQFDAVSRVIQGLVTGIGFIGAGTILKLEGEEEIKGLTTAAGIWMTAAIGITVGLGAVGVGLISTVLALVILALAQPLEDFIQKRRGGKKKKKS; encoded by the coding sequence ATGGAAACTCTCTGGCAAGAACTCACCCACGGCCTTCAGGACCGGCAGCATCTTCTGCGTGTCGCGATTCGTCTGCTCGCGGCGATGATCCTGGGCGGGATCATCGGAATTCAGCGGGAACGCTCCGGCAAGGCAGCCGGCTTCCGCACACACATGATGGTTTGCCTGGGCACGGCGGTCTTCGTGATTACCTGTTCCAGTGTGGGAATGCAATTCGACGCCGTCTCGCGCGTGATCCAGGGCCTCGTAACGGGCATAGGTTTCATCGGCGCCGGCACGATTCTGAAGCTTGAAGGCGAAGAGGAAATTAAAGGACTGACGACCGCCGCCGGCATCTGGATGACTGCCGCGATCGGGATAACGGTGGGCCTCGGCGCGGTCGGCGTCGGTTTGATTAGCACCGTCCTCGCTCTGGTCATTCTCGCTCTCGCGCAACCACTCGAAGACTTCATCCAGAAGCGACGCGGCGGCAAGAAGAAAAAGAAAAGTTAG
- a CDS encoding sulfite exporter TauE/SafE family protein, protein MTPLTVAILAVLIFAGALLYSSVGHAGASGYLAAMALLGVSAVVMKPTALTLNILVASIATVKFYRAGCFKFRLLWPFALTSIPFAFLGGYITLPGHWYKALVGLILLFAAYKLFRIARKAADQKEVRQVPLWAALLCGAVIGLLAGLTGTGGGIFLSPLLLLMGWAETRQTSGVSAAFILANSIAGLLGNVSSIGSLPSFIFVLAPAAVLGGFIGAEFGSKRLASANVRRLLALVLIVAGLKLILT, encoded by the coding sequence ATGACCCCGTTGACTGTCGCCATTCTCGCCGTCCTCATTTTCGCCGGTGCGCTTTTATATTCCTCTGTCGGTCACGCCGGCGCATCCGGTTATCTTGCGGCGATGGCGCTTCTCGGCGTGTCGGCCGTCGTGATGAAGCCAACGGCCCTGACGCTCAATATTCTGGTTGCCAGCATTGCTACGGTGAAGTTTTACCGAGCCGGCTGCTTCAAGTTTCGGTTGCTTTGGCCTTTCGCTCTAACCTCTATTCCCTTCGCATTTTTAGGTGGTTACATAACTCTTCCCGGCCACTGGTATAAAGCCCTCGTTGGATTGATTTTGCTCTTCGCTGCCTACAAGTTGTTTCGCATTGCGAGGAAGGCGGCAGATCAGAAAGAAGTTAGGCAGGTTCCCCTTTGGGCCGCGCTGCTTTGCGGGGCCGTCATCGGACTGTTAGCAGGCCTGACCGGCACCGGAGGCGGTATCTTTCTTTCTCCCTTACTGCTCTTAATGGGATGGGCTGAAACCAGACAAACGTCTGGGGTGTCCGCAGCCTTTATTCTCGCCAACTCCATTGCTGGCTTGCTTGGTAACGTCTCAAGTATCGGATCACTTCCCAGTTTTATCTTTGTGCTTGCTCCGGCGGCTGTCCTCGGTGGATTTATCGGGGCTGAGTTTGGGAGTAAACGTCTCGCCAGCGCGAACGTTCGCAGACTGCTTGCCTTGGTTCTCATCGTTGCCGGCCTCAAGTTGATTCTGACTTAA
- a CDS encoding alpha/beta hydrolase — MILLHGYTDSWFSYSRVLPFIPPTYHTYALSQRGHGDSERPARGYAMTDFAADVIAFMDALGLPQVILVGHSMGSLVAQEAALNAPERVTRLILIGSATNMRSADVLQLQHEVNALDDPVPAEFAREFQVSTIYHPVPEDFLDRAVAESLKLPARVWRDALAGQLAVDYTARISRICMPTLVLRGDHDTIFSRPAQNALAAGIVNASLKVYPETGHALHWERPSEFVSDLEEFIRKVAVGE, encoded by the coding sequence ATGATCTTACTTCACGGTTATACGGATTCGTGGTTCTCGTACAGCCGCGTGCTGCCATTCATACCTCCGACCTACCATACCTACGCCCTCAGCCAGCGGGGTCATGGAGACTCTGAGCGGCCGGCTCGTGGCTATGCCATGACAGACTTCGCCGCCGATGTGATCGCGTTCATGGATGCGCTGGGGCTGCCGCAGGTAATCCTGGTCGGACATTCGATGGGAAGTCTCGTGGCGCAGGAGGCTGCTCTCAACGCGCCCGAGCGCGTGACGCGGCTCATCCTCATCGGTTCAGCCACCAACATGCGCTCTGCGGATGTGCTCCAGCTACAGCATGAAGTCAATGCCCTCGACGATCCGGTGCCCGCTGAGTTTGCGCGGGAGTTCCAGGTCAGTACGATTTACCACCCTGTACCTGAGGACTTTCTCGACCGGGCGGTTGCGGAGAGCCTGAAACTGCCGGCGCGCGTGTGGCGAGACGCTCTCGCAGGGCAGCTGGCCGTAGACTATACCGCTCGAATCAGTCGCATCTGTATGCCGACACTTGTTCTTCGGGGCGATCACGACACCATCTTCTCAAGGCCCGCACAAAACGCCCTGGCCGCGGGTATTGTGAATGCTAGCTTGAAGGTGTATCCCGAAACGGGTCACGCGCTCCACTGGGAACGCCCGAGTGAATTCGTTAGCGACCTGGAAGAATTCATCCGCAAAGTTGCAGTCGGAGAATAG
- a CDS encoding TIGR02588 family protein, giving the protein MAPQDAGKDQGKLSAAPLWMWGIAVLGLVLVLGSIGFMLYEAAAGDSSPPDVTVRVDSIRPTQNGFLIEFRAINLGGTTAQGLTVEGELRNGTDSVETSNTTIEYVPSHSERAGGLFFKSDPRQYELLLRAKGYEKP; this is encoded by the coding sequence TTGGCACCACAAGACGCCGGAAAGGATCAGGGAAAACTCAGCGCGGCTCCACTCTGGATGTGGGGCATCGCCGTGCTGGGTTTGGTGCTGGTGCTGGGATCAATTGGTTTCATGCTTTATGAGGCGGCGGCGGGTGATTCATCGCCGCCCGATGTGACGGTGCGTGTGGATTCGATCCGTCCCACGCAGAACGGTTTTCTGATCGAGTTTCGCGCCATCAACCTGGGCGGCACGACCGCCCAGGGACTAACGGTGGAAGGAGAGTTGAGAAACGGAACTGACAGCGTAGAAACCAGTAACACCACCATCGAATATGTTCCGTCACACTCTGAAAGGGCGGGCGGGCTTTTCTTCAAGTCCGACCCACGGCAATACGAGTTGCTGCTTCGCGCCAAAGGATACGAGAAGCCTTAG
- a CDS encoding amphi-Trp domain-containing protein encodes MGNDKDVEKTYSNKEIVAKLRRLADALEEGTTFEIQIAGQRISVPPDATIEFEYERRGEEEEIEIELSWKRE; translated from the coding sequence ATGGGGAATGACAAGGACGTCGAAAAAACCTACTCGAACAAAGAGATAGTCGCCAAATTGCGGCGCCTGGCCGACGCCCTCGAAGAGGGGACGACTTTTGAGATACAGATCGCTGGGCAGCGCATCTCGGTTCCGCCTGATGCAACTATCGAATTCGAGTATGAGCGCCGCGGCGAAGAGGAAGAGATTGAGATCGAATTAAGTTGGAAGCGTGAGTGA
- a CDS encoding cupin domain-containing protein, giving the protein MLSRTPSVPILLGLVLMGLVAGVQPQKGRDVNSLSSAPARHVARAGYVLAASDGEVIRRKGNTVTVKVDPKTGSPGMAMGTQALEPGVGIPVHMHEHEDEVLFIHGGRGVAVLGEKKKEVGQGDTVFIPHGVWHGVESRGEAIDLLWIVTPPGLEGFFRETGVPPGAPPKVLTPAQLEDIGRKHGVRFKH; this is encoded by the coding sequence GTGTTGAGTCGAACGCCAAGTGTGCCTATCCTCCTGGGCCTTGTGCTGATGGGCCTCGTGGCGGGCGTCCAGCCGCAGAAGGGACGAGACGTCAACTCCTTGTCGTCCGCCCCGGCGCGACACGTGGCCCGCGCCGGCTATGTGCTCGCGGCCAGTGACGGCGAGGTGATCAGACGGAAGGGGAACACAGTAACCGTTAAGGTGGACCCAAAGACCGGCTCGCCGGGGATGGCGATGGGCACGCAGGCGTTGGAACCTGGAGTCGGCATTCCCGTCCACATGCACGAGCATGAGGATGAGGTGCTGTTCATACACGGCGGGCGCGGCGTAGCCGTCCTCGGCGAGAAGAAGAAGGAAGTTGGGCAGGGAGATACCGTCTTCATCCCGCACGGGGTCTGGCACGGCGTCGAATCCCGTGGCGAAGCCATAGACCTACTTTGGATCGTCACGCCTCCCGGCCTCGAAGGGTTTTTCCGCGAGACGGGCGTGCCCCCGGGCGCGCCGCCGAAAGTTCTCACCCCGGCCCAACTCGAGGACATAGGGCGAAAGCACGGTGTGCGCTTCAAGCATTGA
- a CDS encoding N-acetyltransferase → MLIRAEEQRDRAAVHALNVAAFETSAEANLVDALRDRAQPLVSLVADSHGEIVGHIMFSPVSLSGHPALRIMGLAPMAVAPEHQRQGVGSALVRAGLDQCKLLGFGGVVVLGHSTYYPRFGFAPAARFGIGCEYDVPEEVFMIVELKAGYLNGASGQIKYHAAFSDL, encoded by the coding sequence ATGCTAATTCGAGCTGAAGAACAAAGGGATCGCGCTGCTGTTCATGCTCTGAACGTAGCAGCCTTCGAAACATCAGCCGAGGCTAATCTTGTTGACGCTTTGCGCGACCGGGCGCAGCCGCTCGTCTCACTTGTCGCCGATTCCCACGGTGAAATCGTGGGGCACATTATGTTTTCGCCGGTTTCGCTCTCGGGCCATCCCGCATTAAGGATCATGGGCCTCGCCCCGATGGCCGTTGCTCCGGAGCATCAGCGTCAGGGTGTCGGTTCTGCCCTTGTTCGCGCCGGCCTCGACCAGTGCAAGCTACTCGGCTTCGGTGGAGTAGTTGTCCTGGGTCACTCCACCTACTACCCTCGTTTTGGCTTCGCGCCGGCTGCGCGCTTTGGCATCGGCTGCGAATATGACGTGCCGGAAGAAGTATTCATGATTGTCGAGCTCAAAGCGGGTTATTTGAATGGTGCTTCCGGCCAGATCAAATACCACGCGGCGTTCAGCGACCTTTAA
- a CDS encoding MFS transporter: MNILKPPCDEGVIASGKAVSECQKNRRRWILAATILGSSMSFIDGTVVNVALPALQRELNASATDVQWVVEAYALFLAALLLLGGSLGDLFGRRLIYAIGVAVFALASIWCGVAPNVQQLIIARAIQGVGGALLVPGSLAIISASFPEKDRGQAIGTWSGATAITTALGPVLGGWLIEQVSWRAIFFLNLPLALVVLLLVFRFVPESRDEENAGKLDLLGAALATIGLGALVFGLIESAGLGFGNPFVLIALIGGAVVLVAFVVVEARRRYPMMPLSLFRAREFAGANLLTLFLYAALSGTLFFLPLNLIQVQGYSATAAGAAILPFILLMFLLSRWSGGLIKRYGSRLPLVTGPLIVAIGFALFLRPGVGGSYWTTFFPAVVVLGLGMAVSVAPLTTTVMNSVSESRAGIASGINNAVSRTAGLLSIAVLGVVMFLSFNACLDEHLAKMPISSEVRRMIDTERIKLAALELPASVSEETRTAFKQTVNDCFVYGFRRVMLIGVGLALASSLTAFIMLRGRRSSSSG; the protein is encoded by the coding sequence ATGAACATTCTTAAGCCACCCTGTGACGAAGGCGTCATTGCCTCTGGTAAAGCCGTCTCTGAGTGTCAAAAAAACCGTCGCCGGTGGATTCTGGCGGCGACGATCCTCGGCTCAAGCATGAGCTTCATCGACGGCACAGTCGTGAATGTGGCTTTGCCGGCCTTGCAGCGAGAACTCAATGCGTCGGCGACTGACGTGCAGTGGGTTGTAGAAGCCTACGCGCTTTTTCTGGCTGCGTTGTTATTGCTGGGAGGTTCTCTCGGAGATCTCTTCGGTCGCCGTCTGATTTATGCGATCGGAGTTGCGGTTTTCGCGCTCGCGTCGATTTGGTGCGGCGTGGCGCCGAACGTTCAGCAATTGATAATCGCGCGGGCGATTCAGGGCGTCGGCGGCGCGCTGCTGGTTCCCGGAAGTCTCGCAATTATCAGCGCGTCGTTTCCGGAAAAGGATCGCGGACAAGCGATCGGCACCTGGTCCGGCGCGACGGCGATCACGACCGCACTCGGTCCCGTCCTGGGCGGCTGGCTGATCGAACAGGTTTCGTGGCGCGCAATTTTCTTTTTGAACCTGCCGCTGGCGCTGGTTGTGCTGTTGTTGGTCTTCCGTTTTGTTCCCGAGAGCCGCGACGAAGAGAACGCAGGCAAGTTGGATTTGCTGGGAGCCGCGCTCGCGACGATTGGTCTTGGCGCGCTCGTCTTTGGGTTGATTGAGTCCGCCGGTCTGGGTTTTGGCAATCCTTTCGTGCTCATCGCCTTAATCGGCGGCGCAGTTGTTCTGGTCGCCTTCGTCGTTGTCGAGGCGCGTCGCCGTTATCCGATGATGCCGCTCTCGCTCTTCCGTGCGCGAGAGTTTGCCGGCGCAAACCTGCTGACGTTATTTCTTTATGCAGCCCTCTCGGGGACGCTTTTCTTTCTGCCGTTAAATCTGATTCAGGTCCAGGGCTACAGCGCCACCGCGGCGGGGGCGGCAATACTGCCGTTCATTCTGCTCATGTTTCTGCTGTCGCGCTGGTCGGGCGGATTGATTAAGCGTTATGGGTCGCGTCTGCCGCTAGTGACGGGCCCGCTGATCGTGGCGATCGGATTCGCCCTCTTCCTCAGACCCGGTGTGGGCGGAAGTTACTGGACGACTTTCTTCCCGGCCGTGGTTGTACTCGGACTCGGCATGGCGGTGAGCGTCGCGCCGCTCACTACTACGGTCATGAATTCGGTGAGCGAAAGTCGCGCAGGCATCGCCTCAGGAATTAACAATGCGGTCTCACGAACTGCCGGCCTGCTGTCGATCGCCGTGCTGGGCGTGGTGATGTTTCTAAGTTTCAATGCTTGTTTGGATGAACATCTCGCGAAGATGCCGATTTCTTCGGAAGTGCGGCGGATGATCGACACGGAAAGAATCAAGCTGGCGGCGCTGGAGTTACCGGCGAGCGTGAGCGAGGAAACCCGGACCGCCTTCAAGCAAACCGTGAACGATTGTTTTGTTTACGGATTTCGACGTGTGATGCTGATCGGCGTCGGCCTGGCGCTGGCAAGCTCGCTCACGGCATTCATCATGCTTCGCGGACGACGGTCGTCTTCGAGCGGTTGA